The window ACTGTATGGTAAGCTTTTGGCGTGCAGGCAACCAGACAAGAGACTAGTGCATTTGACAAAGGAAAGCTAACTAACTATTGAAAAATATATTTATCTATGTTTAATGATGTGCTACCTGATGTGGTGTGTAGAAAACCTCTCTCAATTAGCATCTGGCTTCAGAAACAAGCGAAGATAGAGCTCATGAGTAAGATAATTACAATTTAATCTCGAAAGAACTCGCGTCTCGCCAAGAGAACAGAACTCCCCTGCATTCTGGCTGGCAAATTAACTCTACAGCAAAAAGCTTATAAGCCGAGTGTGCAAACCACTAGTCAAATACTAATTTCACCACGGCAAAAGATACACCGGGCGTCTATGCGCACTCCGCGTATACCACGGTATTACAGTTGCGTATCGGTTAAATTGCATTTTTTTTATGTTTGACTTTGATCATACATGTCAGCATATAAACATTTCGTCCTTATATACGTAGACTGATATTCAACTGCATCTATCGCTAATACTCCACTTCAAGACCAAAATTCATCATACATATCAAAGCATTAAGTAATAAAACAAAGCACTGCATCAAGCAAGGTGACATAATGTTGATAGTATATTCTCTTTACCTTCGGTCCATCAACGAGACAACTAGGCAACTATATTGTTTATCTTAGTGACAATAACAATCTACAAGCCTTTCTGGTCTTTCTGCCACTCAGATAGATTACTTGGAAGGTTATACCCAACCAACATACAAAAATCTATCTTAGAGATCAATCATACAAACATGGGAAAATTACATCTTATTGAACACAATCATGTTAGACAGCTCATGAGATATTTGCGTCGAAGAACGGGGGAGAGATGCCACAAAGCCAGTCCAAGGCACGCTACCCGCACATGATCATCGGTGCAACAAAGTTGATGAAGCAGCGGTGCGAAAGTTCCCGCATATTCATGGTTGGgttggggagggggtatatataaagGGGTCAGGACGAAGAGGCGCTAGGGGGAGTTGTTCTCCAATCATGGATGTTTGTGTAGTCTTTGGATATATATAGGGCCTCCATGATCTTAGGTTATTTATCTACTTCTACTTTTCTGTATGACATGTAATATTGTCTTTGGATAGGACCTCCTCTATCTTAGTTTATTTATgagtaaaattacaaaaaaaacaccATAATTGTGCAAAAATCATCGAACACCCACCAAAATGCATGTTTTCAGGTGGTTTTTGCTGCCAAATTATGAtgtttttttgcaatttactcaTTATTTATCTACTTTTACTTTTTCTGTAGTGACACTTTTTTTGCAGGAACTGTATGACACCTTTTGTTTAGACGTATTGACTCTGTGCATCTTgctacgtactccctccattccataattctTGTTGTAGTTTCAGTTCAGGAGTACTAGAATCTGCGCATTCAATCGGTGCGATTGTATTAGCTTGATATATGAAAAATTCCTTATAAATAAAAAATGCAAGTTTGGGCTAGGACAGTGTCAGCATCCGACAGCCTTAAACCACGTCATCGTCAAGTCTGCGTGTAGTGATGACACTGGCCGCACCAGGCTCCACAGGTCGCCAACTCGCCATCGCCGGGCCCGGTGACGGAGGGAGTGTGTAGGGTGCCACCGCCGTTCGCCGCCTCGGCCAACGCGGGGTTAGAGAGGCCGTTGAGCTCGTAGGCGGTGAGCCTGTCGAGAGCGTCCCAGTCCCTGTTGTactcggtcggcggcggcggcaggagccCGCCGGGGACGACGTGCTCGAGTGGTGGGAGCTTCATGAACTTGTCGTACAGGGTGCTGGTGCCGTTGTGGCAGGCGTTGTTGATCAGGTGGTCCAGCGTTGACGATGACTGGTTGGTGGGCTTGGTCTCCTGCCTGCATGATGCCGTGGATGAGCGGCCCTTGTAGCTGAGGATGTGGTCGAGCCCGTCGTCGCTGGCGGAGCAGTGCTTCATCTGCGCCTTGGCGTGGTCGGTTGCGGCGGTCAACGTCGACGAGCACTTGGTCTGGCTGCCCTCCATGGCACCGGCGCCGACTAGCTTGTTGGACGATGCGCCGCCACCGTCGTGGTTCTGGCCATCTTGGTGCTGCACGGCGATgttcttcttcttgaacacccggcAGATGACCCACCCGTCCTCCTGCGTCGATGACTGGTCGCCGGCCATGCCACGTATCTGTTCATATGATACGTATAGACAATGTAAAAAAATTGCGGGTTAACAGGTGTTTTTATTGCAAAGTTTTACTGTTACAGTCGAGACCCCACAAATTCTCAATACACGGTAGAACCGAGTTTAACCATAGACAGTGTCAATTGACTAACCAAGCGCGCGTTACGTGCTTAATTACATGCAATTGTTTGTCGTGACTAGACCATGCTAATTATGCATGGGTTGAATTTTCGAAGGAACTACTTCTAGTACTACCTCAAAAGGCATGTCGATGGATCTACtcgctccgtttctaaatataagtctttgtagagatttcactagatagactacatacgaagcaaaatgaatgaatctaaacttaaaatgcatccatatacatccgtatgtagttcatagtgaaatctctacaaagacttacatttaggaacggaggaagtactaattATGCATGCTCCGTAATGGAGGTTTGTCAGTAGTTTGTCATATGCCGGTGTCTCCATATACAAAGGTCCAATATTCGATTATTTGGACATACCAGTAGCAGCAGTAGTTTGTCATACAAGTTTTTTTTTTCTTGAGACAGTGTGGTGTAGTTGTGTCAACTGTGAAGTAGCTTCTGCAGAGCCCTGTCCGCTAAACCTATGCACTTTAAACGCTAAAGAAAATAACGTTAACAAATTATTATGATGCTCGATCAGCGATCTTTTTTTTGTCTGAACATGTGTATGATCGTATGTCAAGTATACGTGATATATCATATACTATGTCCGATCGTATGCTTactttttcaaaaaaattatgATTTAAGAGAAACACTAAATAGGACTTAACTTTAATAGTAGTATATTTTTCATAGCTTCTGCGCATCGGTATGCTAAACCATACACATGTCGTGTATTGAGATTATGTTTGTTTGCAAGTATGCTAAACCAAGTATGTCCCCACTCGCAAATTTACAACTAATTCCATTGCACAATGTCATGTGTGTCCCCATTCCCAACCACCACCCGGACATAATCTTCACTAGACTTTGTCGTCTACAGTCGCATATGTGCAGGCATGCACCACAATGTCATGCAATTGCGACGTACTACAGTATTGTACAGTCTGGAGACTGGCGGAGAGAGACTGTACTAGTAGAGCACGTACCGGGGAAGAGTCACTGCTGGAGTAGTAGGTGGCGTCGCCGGCCGTGGGGTTGACGGGGACGGCGTGGTGGAGGCGGTACTCGTGCATGATCCAGTCGGACTTGTGGCCGTGCGGGGCGCGGGCTTTGTAGAAGACGAGCGTCTTGCGCATGCCGATGCGGCCGGAGCCGGCAACGGAGTAGATGGCCTTGTCCCGGCCGGTGGCCTTCCAGAacccggcggcggtggcgcggttgGTGCGCGTCCCAGTGGGGTACTTCTTGTCCTTGTGGCTGAACAGGTACCAGTCGTTCTGCGGGCCAGTTCCGACCCGGCACAGCTCTGCACGCGTTTTTCCATGGCCAATTAGTTCACCAATGAACCCATGAGTACGTACTTGCAAGCTAGCATTGTGCAACGGGAGTGTAGGATCGAGCATCGAAGCTAGGAACTCATGCACTCACCTTGGATGTCCCATGGCTCGAGCTTGTTGAGGTCGACGTTGGGGATGACGTCGAGGTCGATGCGCTGCGAGGCCACCTTCCTGGCGAGGTAGTAGGTGAGCAGCTCCTCCTCCGTCGGGTGGAACCGGAACCCTGGCGGCACCACCGACTGCCCGTTCACGGAGATGCTCATGGTCGATGggtgaatctctctctctctcacacacacacgcagcgATCACTAGAGGATAGATAAAGAAGGCACTACTGTAGCTGGAGTGAAATGATCTACCTAGCTATAGCCTAAAACTAGCAACAACTGATGGGAGGGAGTAGGAGGGAAGGGGAGACGATGGTGTTGAGTCGAGGGGAATGAAGTTGTTGCCGGTGATGGGGTGCAATGAAACAATGGCAACGGGTTAATATAGCTGCTGCCAAGCTAGCTAGCCTTGTAATGGGATTAGTTACGTTCGTTCTCCAGAGGAGAAGTGCCACCAACCTTGAGAAAGGACACGTGACCTTAAAAATCTCCCCGAAAACCACACCCCAAACCGAACTGACCCCCTCCGCGTCACCGCCACCGCCGGGTAAAATCGTCAGGCACCACAGCATGGCCAGCATAACCACCACGGCAACAGAACCGTCGATCAGCAAGACAACAACAGGATGTTTGCGTGGTGGCCGTTTCTCTCTTTGCGTTCATGTTGTCATAAATTCAGAGGAAATTAAGCAGCAGAAAGTAAAAGATGTGCGCGTGCCAAccgtttctctcttttctttcatgTTCATGCGTGACGTTGTTCATGTACAAGGTAGTAAAAGTTGCATCGTTCAGTTTTCGTTGGAGGATAGGAGCAGTACTAGATCGCGAACTTTGCCAACCGAAGATCCATCGAGGTTAGCTATTGGAGGGGAGAAAGCCCAGAGCAATTAAGTGGAACAGCTTTCTTGACTTCTCTGGTAAACCGATAAAGAAAGGTGTGCATATGCATGGATGTTGATTCTGCAGCTCAGTTGTAGGGTTCGGCCCGGGCCCTGCTGTGCATATATGTTTCCTGCTTTTCCCCCTACAGGAGCCAAAAGCCAGGATGGAGACTAGAAATTGATAGAAATAATTGCCTTTGATAATTATTGATAGCATAAGTTGTCACAGGAGAACAATGACTGTCGACTTTGATATTTCAAACTATACTATAGCTGTGCTAGCAGTACCTAATTAACTGACCAAAGTTGCAGATGGAATTGTAGTTTATTTACTGTCAATTTGAAGATATGCATGCTCTCATGTGCATTTTTCTTTGTTAGTTGTTTCTTTTTTTTCATGAATACGCAAAGGTTGTGTATCACTTCATTGATAGAAGACGTTAAGAGTGAATACAAGTGGTGATACAACACACGACACGAACACGGTAGGTGTGAACATGGTGTTCGGAGCAGAGAGACGTGGGATGCTCGGCCTAGAAAGAGAAAACAACACAGTGAAAACTCGCCGTCTTGGGAAGCAAACCAAACCAATAACATGACGACCAATCTCCAAAACCACTACCAAGGACACcgcgagaaaacaagacaacgtctTCATGAAGGTGAACGACGCCAAGATGTCGTGGCCGCCCGATCCGGATAGccagacctagggtttcccctgttgcTCGAAAAGGGGCACAGATGTCGGCTATGGCAACGCCTCCAAGAAGGGGGCGGCACCCGTGGATGTCGCCGCTGCCAGCATCGAAAGGTCGAGCAAGGATTTTGCATGGCCAGAGTCTGAGCAATCCCAATCCATCAGTTCAAGATTCGAAGAAGATGAAGGCAAGTCGTCGGTTGGAACCGCTACCGCGGGAAAGGGAGCTACTGCCGCCACCAAAGCAGGCACCGGATGCCACCGGACGTGAGAGCTTCGGGAAAGGCGGAAAGACGGGGCAAGGTTGGGGCCAAGAGCAAGGAGGTCTCGGCCAAATAAGGAACTCGACATGGGGCCCCGCTGTCAAACAAACATTGATGTGGCAGCCTCCTATTCGTTTGTGTTTGTCGAGACCTGTGTACGTAAGTCTCGGCAAAGATGTGCCACGTGGAAACCGCCATCTCTATTCGAGTTGTCAAGTCACTTTATTTGCCGAGAGGCCCCCTTTGGTTCTTGGCAATTTCTTTGTCGAGTCCCCGATAGAAGGCTCACGATAAAGTTTTGTTTGCTTGAGGGGTATACTCTGTATGCCTTTTGCTGACAACAGTTCTCAGCTAAGTCGTTGCCGAGTTTTTCCCGGCTTCGCCGAGTTTCTCGGGCACTTGACAAAGCCGTTGATTCCAGTAGTGAAATGAGATTTCTATCCGGATAGAGAAGATGGGCGAGACTTTTGTTGATCATAGACTTCATTCAGTCGAGCGTACACCTATGAAATGGTAAATTGACGATCTGTTTGCATATCCTTATAGTATCGACATAATTGCACGGTAATCCTTTTGATGATTCATGAAACGAGTGGTCGTTGTATCTTACGAATGTATGAGAAAGTGGTGCTCCATGCCATGGGTTGTTTCCTCATATAGCATCTCCGATAGCTTTCAAGAAAAAAATAACATATACACGGGAAATTAGCACAAAAAAAACGTTGCAGCAGCTTTCATATACTCAATTTTTCTTTCGTAATTATTAAAAAACATCCATTTTTTCCTATATAGAGTGAAAGATGCATATTCCCATATAATCCAATTGACGGTGGTGGGAGCCAACCGCCTAAACCTCACGCCTCCGCGTGCCCCTGCCATCCACTGGCTGACACCTACCTCGGCACCACCCTGCGTCCCTGCTTCACCTACCTCGGCACCACCCTCCGCGATCGACGTTGCCTCCTCCATCACTCGCCACCGCATCGGCCGGCACCTCATTGGCTCCCTATTCAGcaccggagagggagagagagagagagaggaaaaggaaaaaaacatatatttgaattttTGCGATGATGTGAAGCATGTTTTGTACCATATATTCCGCTTGGAACTACATTTGACCAACTGATGAGGTGCCCCTAACAAAATTGCTAGTACAACTTGTCCATGACATGACGCTTTGAACAGATGTGCAGGTGGATATAGTACCCCTACACTTTTATATTTCTGCGCCTTTTATATCACGTGTTCCAAATAGCTAGGCTAGCTGTGTGCACGGTGATTAACCCATTGCACATACACACGGAACTCGCacggggagtgtcggtgtcaaaaccggcggatctcggatagggggtcccgatctgtgcgtcttaggctgatggtaataggaagcaagggacacaatgtttacccaggttcgggccctctcgatggaggtaaaaccctacttcctgcttgattaatattgaagatatgtggaatacaagagtagatctaccacgagattgtagaggctaaaccctaagagctagcctatgatggtatgattgtaattgtgatcggccttctaaggaccatgctctccggtttatatagacaccggagagctagggtttacatggagtcggttacaaggaaagaaacataatatctggattgccaagcttgtcttccacgccaaggagagtcccatccggacacgagccgaagtcttgagtcttgtatcttgacgcttctatagtccggacgatgtatatagtccggctgtccggatacccccttatccaggactccctcagtagcccctgaatcaggcttcaatgacgatgagtccgtcgCGCAGTCTTGCcttccgcattgcaaggcgggtttctccttccgaatactccaaggttaccatcgaacacgtagaccgtgtccggatctgcaaaatgatcttcacataccaccgtagagagaatgatactctaGCTGACAATgtttagacgacgtgacatgccattagggccaggtcattactcgaaccgttttttcacaaccagccatagcgcgtattgcgaggcggtttccttgacacgtcctgtcaaagcagacatcatgtccccttatcgcgggattctcatcaatacaggtatgggtaatccccccgtgccatcaatcgtggcgcttgggaagtaagcgattctcaacaggctagtgggagtCGCACCGCTTTCgtcacctctataaagggataagagttcctcattcctacccatgccttcttcctcctctgcccactcttgcctccccgagctccaacaCCCTAGTCCAAGTCTCCTCCGCAAAGCTAAACATGTTCGGggcaggaggcaaatgggtggcttccaccgtgaaggagaagaacattgcaagtcttcgggcggccggatacttggccgcagacatagcgcaccggctaccagacggtgggcaggtcattccaactccaggaccccacaagagggtcgtgttccttgcccacttcgtccgtggactggggtttccactccaccccttcgtatgcgggcttatgttctactacaggctagactttcatgatctagctccgaactttgtcctcaacatctcggcgttcatcgtcgtgtgcgaggctttcctccgcatcaagcctcatttcggcttgtggctccaaaccttctgcgtgaagccgaagattgtgagcggccagcaagcggagtgcggaggagccatggtgggaaaaatgcctaatgtcacctggcctgaaggatcctttgcggaaaccgtgaaggggtggcaatcggggtggttctacatcaccaaaccACGCGATGCCAACTGGGCGCCGACCCCCGAGTTCCGacctggaacccctatgcggctcacctcctgggaacagaagggcctgctatggggcgaatctgcagagctgaccggacttatcACCTgcgtcaagggcatgaaggacaagaacatcaagctcgtcaacgtgatccaagtcatgctcattcgcctgattctgtcgtgccaaaggcgggcattcaatttgtgggaattCGTTCTGGCCGAACACCGGATGctccagaggctctatggcatgaagcacaagaacgcgtggaaggagttgttcaaggccaccgaagtacctcctctcataaccgaggaccgcgggctccacgcCGCATGACaacctacccaggtgagttctaAGGTCGCCACCATGTCCGGttcttcccaatgtactcatggggaattcctaagtgattgtgtatatttttttcaggagtatgtggagacagcagAGCGGATCGATAGTCTGGCTCCATTGCCGGAAAACCCagccttctgacgaagatgctggtcccgttgccctacaaggggccggagaagaaggccgataagaaggccccggggacccgaaagggtctccgaagtaaggttgcgcaagcctcgtccgaagatgacgaggcacactcctccctcgaaggggaagaagaagaagaagaagaggccgccccGTCCGAAAAGGATGGAGGGCCTGAGACGGCgaaccagggggccaggagaggcctCCAACGTAAGGccatcatacccttgtcgtctgatgacgatgaggcagattcctcccgcggaggcggggaggaacaaggagaaacaccacctccccgtgtcgggggagggaagaagaggaaggctgcccTGGTGGGGGAGATTGGGACATCCGAGAAGGAAaaggcatcccttccggactactccgccaccaccgtcgatagcgaggaagggtggatgCCCAGGAAGCAGCCCCTTGtgcggtcgtaagtatccgcactcaatcgtaattttcgcttcataattttgtttataatgCCAAACTTGTatatagtccggccagggcccatccgggagtgtcgtctttggacgggtccttgagtgagtcagcaatgaactcactcccgacagccacgtctcctcgccttgcggacgacacggaggtgttgtcccaaaggctcccgacGATggtggaggtggccctggaggtgcctcaaggcaGCGTCCCAGGCGTcagactcgcggggttcaaggtccccgctgatcgtgttgatgagagccacggcaagctgggctctcagccgaacactgttccggagcctttagtggttccggacttaggcgggcagcccctcgttatggagggagggccgtctatatcgaggacttccgttgcgccccaggcgctggattgtctgctggaagcgcttcgaggtgcttccctagatgaagagcaccatactctcatgagtgcggtgattcagaaggtttcgtccgccaagagcggactaaccgaagcctgcaccagcctcctaacaggctttgaggtaagcagtaaaaatgtgtaaaatcaccacccgataggtagtatcccctgatactctgtttggtgttcagaaagaaaaaccagacggagggtcaattataatccgcaggaatcTAACAATAAGTGTGAATGTAAATAAACATGTTGTGCTactggccgctgctgctcgcacggTCGAAATCGCCGGCCTGACGCAGGATTTAGAgtgggcacagggagagctcggcctcgccaggaggcagctcgaagagaacaaagataaatgatttccctctctcatataataaatagtaaataaaatttgattatggtAACGACGAGATGTCGTGATGTGGTAACAGAGGCTGCCAccaaagtggcgtctctcaagaaggcgttgtccgaggccgaacacaaagcggccttggaactcaaggagcgcaaaaagcaagaggcccgagtgggcgaggtacaagaagagctccaggaggtcggcaagaagctcgagtctgcggagcgggagcttaaagcaaaggaggccgagcttgcgaaggcccttataaATAcaaaagccgccaaggccg is drawn from Triticum dicoccoides isolate Atlit2015 ecotype Zavitan chromosome 4A, WEW_v2.0, whole genome shotgun sequence and contains these coding sequences:
- the LOC119289747 gene encoding NAC domain-containing protein 66-like, whose product is MSISVNGQSVVPPGFRFHPTEEELLTYYLARKVASQRIDLDVIPNVDLNKLEPWDIQELCRVGTGPQNDWYLFSHKDKKYPTGTRTNRATAAGFWKATGRDKAIYSVAGSGRIGMRKTLVFYKARAPHGHKSDWIMHEYRLHHAVPVNPTAGDATYYSSSDSSPIRGMAGDQSSTQEDGWVICRVFKKKNIAVQHQDGQNHDGGGASSNKLVGAGAMEGSQTKCSSTLTAATDHAKAQMKHCSASDDGLDHILSYKGRSSTASCRQETKPTNQSSSTLDHLINNACHNGTSTLYDKFMKLPPLEHVVPGGLLPPPPTEYNRDWDALDRLTAYELNGLSNPALAEAANGGGTLHTPSVTGPGDGELATCGAWCGQCHHYTQT